The Nitrospira tepida genome includes a window with the following:
- a CDS encoding MraY family glycosyltransferase produces MFVLILTFLFACLLSLYGVPLARRAALLYNIVDKPDGKLKHQREPVPYLGGLAIYLAFLMSLAFTFEFRHDVLGVILGGTIVVMLGLIDDFGVLSPMTKLIGQVLTVFILIKSGIRISIAALPDWLDLVLTVWWMVGLINAFNLLDIMDGLAAGVGVVSASCLMIVSLLNGDQGTAVMLAALVGSLLGFLRYNWHPATIYMGDTGAMFIGLMLGALSMIGQYAARQDLALLSPVFILGVPIFDTMFVMYVRYRRGLPMFLGSPDHMPLRLRRWGLSVTQVVTLSYAASAVFGGLGILLIYADRQAAFAICIFSGAAALAAAYGLLKVDTRAPQAVASDPAPAVTVTRKAGSA; encoded by the coding sequence ATGTTTGTTCTCATTCTGACTTTTCTCTTCGCATGCCTGCTGTCCCTCTATGGCGTGCCGCTGGCGCGGCGGGCGGCGTTGCTCTACAACATCGTCGACAAACCGGACGGCAAATTGAAGCATCAGCGGGAGCCGGTCCCCTATTTGGGCGGCCTGGCGATCTACTTAGCGTTTCTCATGAGCCTGGCCTTCACGTTCGAGTTCCGGCATGACGTGCTGGGGGTTATTCTCGGGGGGACCATCGTCGTCATGCTGGGACTCATTGATGATTTCGGAGTCCTCTCGCCCATGACCAAGCTGATCGGCCAGGTGCTCACGGTCTTTATTCTCATCAAAAGCGGCATTCGGATCAGCATTGCCGCCCTGCCGGATTGGCTTGATCTGGTCCTGACCGTGTGGTGGATGGTCGGGCTTATCAATGCCTTTAATCTCCTCGACATCATGGATGGTTTGGCGGCGGGGGTCGGCGTTGTCAGCGCGTCCTGTCTCATGATCGTGTCGCTGTTGAACGGCGACCAGGGCACCGCCGTCATGTTGGCGGCGCTGGTCGGCAGCCTGCTCGGGTTTCTTCGCTACAACTGGCATCCCGCCACGATCTACATGGGCGACACGGGAGCCATGTTCATCGGCCTCATGCTGGGGGCCCTCTCCATGATTGGGCAATACGCCGCTCGGCAAGACTTGGCGCTCCTGTCTCCGGTCTTCATTCTGGGGGTTCCAATTTTCGACACCATGTTCGTCATGTATGTTCGATACCGACGCGGGTTGCCAATGTTTCTGGGAAGTCCCGACCACATGCCGCTCCGCCTTCGCCGGTGGGGGCTCAGCGTGACGCAAGTCGTGACCCTGAGCTATGCCGCGTCGGCTGTCTTCGGCGGACTCGGCATCCTGTTGATCTATGCCGATCGCCAGGCGGCGTTTGCCATTTGCATCTTCTCGGGAGCGGCCGCACTGGCCGCCGCCTATGGCTTGCTTAAGGTCGATACCAGAGCGCCGCAGGCCGTTGCGTCGGATCCGGCCCCCGCGGTGACGGTCACACGG
- the asnB gene encoding asparagine synthase (glutamine-hydrolyzing): MCGIAGRIQSDRRPVQRELLMAMSAQLRHRGPDDSGIYVKGHVGLAHQRLSILDLSAAGRQPMSNPQGSLWIVFNGEIYNFEELRGCLRTSREFRTRTDTEVLLYLYEDYGLQCLHMLRGMFAFAIWDEPAQRLVLVRDRIGKKPLFYRSTDRSLAFASELKALLVEQPRPEIDSISLNHYLTFQYVPAPLTIFRGIHKLLPGQVMVYEQGKISFSTYWSLQYDTKIQMGSDEEYRAAFENLLEESVQLRLISDVPIGAFLSGGLDSSSIVAVMSRLMKQPVKTFSIGFKEEDYNELSYARDIAQRFCTDHHEFIVEPSALEILPKLVRVYDEPYADSSAIPTYYLSELSRRDVTVILNGDGGDELLAGYPRYKYYEAERWMNRYGTAGLRKAFKAVLSRVPRLSLVQAGRRMAERVCEPFAATYLGRICYFSPNEKASLYTPEFWEAIHQQDSFDLLRKWFDEAPAVELLDQLLAVDTRTYLPDDLLVKVDRATMAHGLEARSPFLDHKLMEFGALLPIDLKVRKGESKYLLKSAMRGVLPDRVIARNKQGFGVPIDRWFREECRDFIRETLLSTRSVTRGYFVRERVQELIDNHQYRGMTCGYRLYALLMLELWHREYVDSQASADPVAA; the protein is encoded by the coding sequence ATGTGCGGCATAGCTGGAAGAATTCAGAGCGATCGACGGCCGGTACAGCGCGAATTGCTCATGGCCATGAGCGCGCAACTGCGCCACCGTGGTCCTGACGACTCCGGTATCTATGTGAAAGGCCACGTTGGTCTTGCACATCAGCGACTCAGTATCTTGGATCTGAGCGCGGCAGGACGACAGCCGATGTCCAATCCGCAAGGTAGTCTATGGATCGTTTTCAACGGTGAGATTTACAACTTTGAGGAATTGCGAGGGTGTCTTCGCACGTCTCGGGAGTTCCGTACCAGAACAGATACAGAGGTACTGCTTTATCTCTATGAAGACTACGGATTGCAATGTCTGCACATGTTGCGGGGGATGTTTGCTTTTGCCATATGGGATGAGCCGGCACAGCGGCTTGTCTTAGTCAGAGACCGCATCGGGAAAAAGCCTCTCTTTTACCGATCAACAGATAGGAGTCTTGCTTTTGCATCTGAGCTCAAGGCGTTACTTGTCGAACAACCAAGGCCGGAAATAGACTCCATCTCCCTCAATCATTATCTGACCTTTCAATATGTTCCCGCCCCACTGACAATTTTTCGAGGCATTCACAAACTGCTTCCAGGTCAGGTGATGGTATACGAGCAGGGAAAGATCTCATTCAGCACGTACTGGTCTTTGCAATACGACACAAAAATACAGATGGGATCCGACGAGGAGTATCGCGCAGCTTTCGAAAATCTTCTTGAGGAATCCGTGCAGCTCCGTCTAATCAGTGATGTCCCGATCGGGGCGTTCCTCAGCGGCGGCTTGGATTCGAGCAGCATTGTAGCTGTGATGAGTAGGCTCATGAAACAGCCGGTGAAGACGTTCTCGATCGGTTTTAAGGAGGAGGATTACAACGAGCTGTCGTATGCGCGCGACATCGCGCAGCGCTTCTGCACAGATCATCATGAATTCATCGTTGAACCGTCTGCTTTGGAGATCCTTCCAAAGTTGGTACGCGTCTATGATGAGCCATATGCTGACTCGTCCGCGATCCCGACCTATTACCTCTCGGAGCTGAGTCGTCGGGACGTCACGGTAATTCTGAACGGTGACGGCGGTGATGAATTGCTTGCCGGATACCCGAGATACAAATACTATGAAGCGGAGCGATGGATGAACCGGTATGGGACGGCTGGGCTGCGGAAGGCGTTCAAGGCTGTCCTTTCGCGAGTGCCGCGCCTGTCCCTAGTGCAAGCGGGGCGGCGAATGGCCGAGCGTGTGTGTGAGCCGTTTGCGGCCACGTATCTGGGCAGAATTTGCTATTTCTCGCCGAACGAGAAAGCATCCTTATACACGCCGGAATTCTGGGAGGCGATTCATCAACAGGATTCGTTTGACCTTCTCAGGAAGTGGTTTGACGAGGCTCCAGCGGTCGAATTGTTGGACCAGTTGTTGGCCGTCGATACGCGTACGTATCTGCCGGATGACTTGCTGGTAAAGGTCGATCGAGCAACGATGGCTCACGGTCTTGAGGCTCGTAGCCCATTCTTGGATCATAAGCTGATGGAGTTCGGGGCCTTGCTGCCTATCGACCTAAAAGTTCGCAAAGGGGAGTCGAAGTACCTGCTGAAAAGCGCCATGCGCGGGGTATTGCCGGACCGCGTTATCGCTCGAAACAAGCAGGGATTCGGGGTGCCGATCGACCGCTGGTTTCGTGAAGAGTGTCGGGATTTTATTCGAGAGACGCTCCTGTCCACCCGTAGCGTGACGCGAGGATATTTTGTCCGCGAGAGAGTACAGGAGCTGATCGATAACCATCAGTATCGTGGGATGACCTGCGGCTATAGATTATACGCGTTGCTTATGCTGGAGCTTTGGCATCGCGAATATGTCGATAGCCAGGCCAGTGCCGATCCTGTCGCGGCATGA
- a CDS encoding glycosyltransferase family 4 protein, whose protein sequence is MRYRNQGRWILRELYREPSGKSAMRSSHLIAASEPAKRASIPLGAYGPSGENGAAGSTLAGTLHVCVLSPLGAGLYKSDVGYSGGAEFQLFLLARALSSEADYRVSVLTTVNDGAGTEQVGLVTLIKRRAGGRLDNNGCWPAPKVIRGYVSAFLEMFALLRSIDADVYIHAGAGVEVGAYALICRLLHRRFVFVVASSADLCEPYGKVRSPLRWLYPLGVRFAHTVVCRSEEQQEWLHTRFHKVGVVIRSAHAEVKAQSRDQAPSERHTLLWVGRVTPVKRPHQFLDVVRHFSDEPCTMVIMKDDGYPDLWLEIRKQAAALPNLRVCENVAWHAMDRFFEEAKVLVCTSEYEGFPNTFVQAAMAGAPILSWSVDPDGVLVRHGIGMCAAGSFEELLRMLQQLLSSRSLRDEYGRRAYAYATEYHRLSDAVERFKHMIRSL, encoded by the coding sequence ATGCGCTACCGCAACCAAGGTCGGTGGATCCTGAGGGAACTATACCGGGAACCCAGTGGCAAGAGTGCAATGCGATCATCACACCTGATTGCAGCATCCGAACCGGCAAAACGTGCATCTATTCCATTGGGGGCGTATGGGCCGAGCGGCGAAAATGGTGCGGCTGGGAGCACGCTGGCAGGGACGCTCCATGTCTGTGTGCTTTCTCCACTTGGCGCGGGTCTGTACAAATCGGATGTGGGATACTCGGGCGGAGCTGAATTTCAACTATTCCTACTCGCGAGGGCCTTGTCTTCGGAAGCTGATTACCGGGTGTCGGTGCTGACCACCGTGAACGATGGAGCAGGGACTGAACAAGTAGGGCTGGTCACATTGATAAAGCGGCGGGCGGGAGGCCGACTTGACAACAATGGTTGCTGGCCCGCTCCGAAGGTAATCAGGGGCTACGTCTCGGCGTTCCTCGAAATGTTCGCCCTACTCCGGTCGATCGATGCCGATGTGTATATACACGCAGGAGCAGGAGTCGAGGTGGGAGCCTATGCCCTTATTTGCCGGTTGCTCCATCGGCGGTTTGTCTTTGTTGTGGCTTCATCGGCTGATCTGTGCGAGCCCTACGGTAAAGTCAGGTCTCCGCTCCGCTGGCTCTATCCGCTCGGAGTCCGCTTTGCGCATACGGTGGTGTGTCGCTCTGAAGAGCAGCAAGAATGGCTTCATACGCGCTTTCATAAAGTGGGAGTTGTCATCAGATCGGCTCATGCCGAGGTCAAGGCGCAGAGCAGGGATCAAGCACCGTCAGAACGGCATACGCTCTTGTGGGTAGGCAGGGTTACTCCGGTAAAGCGACCGCACCAGTTCTTGGATGTCGTGCGCCACTTTTCCGATGAGCCATGTACTATGGTCATCATGAAAGATGATGGGTATCCGGATCTGTGGCTGGAAATCCGTAAACAGGCTGCCGCGCTGCCCAATCTGCGCGTATGTGAGAATGTGGCCTGGCATGCGATGGACCGTTTCTTCGAAGAGGCAAAGGTGTTGGTCTGCACCTCTGAGTATGAAGGGTTTCCCAACACCTTTGTGCAGGCCGCAATGGCGGGTGCTCCAATCCTTTCATGGTCAGTCGATCCAGACGGCGTGTTGGTGAGGCATGGCATCGGAATGTGTGCGGCTGGGTCATTCGAAGAATTACTCCGCATGCTGCAGCAGCTCCTCTCGTCGCGAAGTCTTCGAGATGAATACGGTCGCCGAGCCTATGCCTACGCAACGGAATATCATCGTCTGTCTGATGCGGTGGAGCGATTTAAACACATGATTCGCTCCCTGTGA
- a CDS encoding glycosyltransferase, with protein MRRLRLCFVGPAQNITTRRWVQWFSRRGHEAILLTVEPADPCDVQNFYQIDLSTRAMSHKVGRLISAARLAVNIRRFAPDIVHVHYLRGLAWGVLLSRYHPYVATPWGSDVLDEQGAFRDWAGRVLTRRVLEEADLVTAHSQYLEKQVKGLVSAVTPIARIGWGVDLAMFRPGLDTAALRRDWNISADQQVVFSPRLAQPFYRHELIIEAFQEVRRKAPSAVLVMTGQFADQGYDRRLRALVEALDLSPCVRFVGPISYNAMPLWLNLAQIVIMVPRSDGMPNTLLEAMACGTFPVLNRLPQYEEIIEQERNGLLTDSFPEAISKALLKALANVKLRQEAARRNRDLVEAIGNQDCEMLRMEQWYDQLLEKAA; from the coding sequence ATGAGGCGACTACGTCTGTGTTTTGTAGGGCCGGCGCAGAACATCACGACCAGACGCTGGGTTCAATGGTTTTCAAGACGTGGACATGAGGCAATACTCCTCACGGTAGAACCAGCCGATCCATGTGACGTTCAGAACTTTTACCAGATTGATTTATCAACACGGGCGATGTCGCACAAGGTGGGACGATTGATTTCCGCTGCCCGGTTGGCTGTGAATATCAGACGGTTTGCTCCGGATATTGTCCATGTCCATTATCTCAGGGGGTTGGCATGGGGCGTCCTGCTAAGTCGATACCATCCCTATGTCGCCACGCCTTGGGGAAGCGATGTATTGGACGAACAGGGGGCATTTCGAGATTGGGCGGGCCGTGTCCTGACCAGGCGAGTTCTTGAAGAGGCGGATCTTGTGACGGCTCACTCACAATACCTGGAAAAGCAAGTTAAAGGATTGGTGTCGGCCGTCACGCCGATCGCGCGTATCGGATGGGGTGTCGATCTGGCCATGTTCCGCCCGGGGCTGGATACGGCGGCGTTGCGTCGGGACTGGAACATCAGCGCCGATCAACAAGTGGTCTTCAGTCCTCGGCTTGCACAACCCTTTTACCGGCACGAGTTAATCATTGAGGCGTTCCAAGAGGTGCGTCGCAAAGCTCCGAGCGCTGTGCTCGTGATGACCGGACAGTTCGCCGACCAGGGCTATGATCGACGATTGCGCGCATTGGTCGAAGCCCTTGATCTGAGTCCATGTGTACGATTCGTCGGCCCTATTTCCTATAACGCCATGCCCCTGTGGCTCAATCTGGCCCAGATCGTGATTATGGTTCCCCGATCAGATGGCATGCCGAATACGCTGTTGGAAGCGATGGCGTGCGGTACGTTCCCTGTGCTGAACAGACTTCCTCAGTATGAGGAAATTATCGAACAAGAGCGAAATGGTCTATTGACGGATTCGTTCCCGGAAGCGATCTCCAAAGCCCTGCTGAAAGCGCTCGCTAATGTGAAGCTGAGACAGGAGGCGGCGCGACGAAACCGTGATCTAGTCGAAGCGATCGGAAATCAAGATTGTGAAATGCTGCGGATGGAGCAATGGTACGATCAGCTCCTCGAAAAGGCGGCATAA
- the asnB gene encoding asparagine synthase (glutamine-hydrolyzing), with amino-acid sequence MCGIAGMFRFDRTPLDVKLLEAMTRSLAHRGPDEEGYVLLASDGKSKPVAVVNSLSNSVREIPPEYGVGLGHRRLAVLDLSPLGRQPMASEDGLIWITYNGEVYNYLEIRRELMALGRRFRSVTDTEVVLQAYEEWGIPCLERLNGMFAFAVWDGGRNRLFCARDRLGMKPFYYRVGSNRLIFASEIKALLEDPLLKSSPNVHIIYDFLVLNLQDHTDETFFEGIRQLSPGHFLLAERDKVHVEEWWNVRPRPSQRWSGECTPTAAFTDLFRDAVRIHLRSDVPVGSCLSGGLDSSSIVCTLRQCLPSSEIQTFSAYFKDRGCDERPYIRAVASKARTKCVEIMPDERRLLAEMPAILRAQEEPFAGTSYLAQWEIMRAASQQGVKVLLDGQGGDELLCGYPGYWGSYVGDLIRSGFWRKACSEGSAYIRQQGRLHPTVVSNLARAVLPAHLVSDVRFGLKRHALWLDPDFCAAHRSRDHAGLSYSRECGTALDNHIASYLRTHSLPALLHHEDRSSMAFSVEARLPFLDSNVVEFLLGAPPELKLSRGRSKAILRDALAGVLPPEVAGRVDKMGFSTPQDRWLRETWRPELEILFSSPSFEQRGYWDPKQLRKAYERYCRGEIEIGSSVWRWVCLELWHQRFFS; translated from the coding sequence ATGTGCGGTATTGCTGGCATGTTCCGGTTCGATAGAACGCCTCTGGATGTGAAACTCCTGGAGGCCATGACTCGTTCACTGGCGCATCGCGGTCCGGACGAGGAAGGGTATGTGCTGCTGGCTAGTGATGGGAAGAGCAAGCCGGTTGCCGTGGTCAATAGTTTGTCGAACTCCGTACGGGAGATTCCTCCGGAATATGGCGTCGGCCTCGGTCATCGCCGCCTTGCGGTGCTCGATCTTTCCCCATTGGGCCGGCAACCGATGGCGAGCGAGGACGGCCTGATATGGATTACTTACAACGGAGAGGTCTACAACTATCTCGAAATCCGTCGCGAGCTGATGGCGCTTGGGAGGCGGTTCCGCTCCGTGACCGATACGGAAGTGGTGTTGCAGGCGTACGAGGAATGGGGAATCCCCTGTCTGGAGCGTCTCAATGGAATGTTCGCCTTTGCCGTCTGGGATGGGGGCCGCAATCGACTGTTCTGTGCCAGGGATCGCCTGGGCATGAAACCGTTTTATTATCGGGTGGGCAGCAATCGCTTGATCTTTGCATCCGAAATCAAGGCGCTACTCGAAGATCCTTTGCTCAAGTCATCACCTAATGTCCATATCATTTATGATTTTCTTGTGCTCAATCTTCAGGATCACACAGACGAGACCTTTTTTGAAGGTATCAGGCAGCTCAGCCCGGGACATTTCCTGCTGGCCGAAAGGGACAAGGTGCATGTTGAAGAATGGTGGAATGTTCGCCCCCGACCTTCTCAACGGTGGTCAGGGGAATGCACACCGACAGCGGCGTTCACCGACCTCTTTCGGGATGCCGTCCGCATTCATCTGAGAAGCGATGTCCCCGTAGGAAGTTGCTTGAGTGGCGGACTGGACTCGTCGTCGATCGTTTGCACGCTGCGGCAGTGTCTTCCTTCCAGCGAGATACAAACCTTTTCGGCCTATTTCAAGGATCGGGGCTGCGATGAACGTCCATATATCCGGGCGGTTGCCTCCAAGGCTCGTACGAAGTGTGTGGAAATCATGCCGGATGAACGCCGGTTGCTTGCAGAAATGCCGGCGATTCTTCGGGCTCAGGAAGAGCCCTTTGCTGGGACAAGCTATTTGGCCCAATGGGAGATCATGCGGGCGGCGTCCCAACAAGGCGTCAAGGTACTTCTCGATGGCCAAGGCGGCGATGAACTCCTCTGCGGGTACCCTGGATATTGGGGGTCCTATGTGGGCGATCTGATTCGATCGGGCTTCTGGCGGAAGGCTTGCAGCGAAGGAAGCGCATATATCCGGCAACAAGGGCGGCTGCATCCCACGGTCGTCAGCAATTTGGCACGCGCTGTGCTCCCGGCTCACTTAGTATCGGATGTACGGTTTGGCCTCAAGCGTCACGCGCTTTGGCTGGATCCGGATTTCTGCGCCGCGCATAGAAGTCGCGATCATGCGGGATTGTCATATAGCCGCGAGTGCGGGACCGCGCTGGACAATCACATTGCCTCATACCTTCGAACGCATAGCTTGCCCGCATTGTTGCATCACGAAGACCGAAGCTCCATGGCATTTTCTGTCGAAGCCAGGCTGCCGTTCCTGGACTCAAATGTGGTGGAGTTTTTGCTGGGAGCGCCGCCTGAACTAAAATTGAGCCGGGGTCGGAGCAAGGCAATCCTTCGAGATGCGCTTGCAGGGGTACTCCCTCCCGAGGTGGCCGGCAGAGTTGACAAGATGGGGTTCTCCACCCCGCAGGACCGATGGCTCCGAGAGACATGGCGCCCGGAACTCGAGATCCTATTTAGTTCGCCATCGTTTGAGCAGCGGGGATATTGGGATCCGAAGCAGTTGCGGAAGGCATATGAGCGCTATTGTCGGGGAGAGATAGAGATCGGGTCGAGCGTCTGGCGGTGGGTCTGTCTGGAATTGTGGCACCAACGCTTCTTCTCCTGA
- a CDS encoding ABC transporter ATP-binding protein — protein MIQFDQVSKCYVRQARTFRESLTRLCGQSIEREPSREAGFWAVKDVSFEVRRGETLGIIGDNGAGKSTILKLIAGITVPTHGRVNIKGRISSLIELGAGFNPDLTGYENIYLNGAVLGLTRREIDGCLGQIVTFSGLGSFLDVPVKYYSSGMYARLGFAIAVHVKADVILTDEILAVGDTAFQRQCLRKFKELQAVSTIIFVSHDLVRVKEVCSRVLWIKQGRLHGEGESEKVIEAYLQAVQRDRDHHLRADKNRDHAPEERRRGTGEVEIVEVATCDGTGAPRMAFRGDEVLLVRIKYRVHKPCYDPGFGINIMSHDGVFVHGTNTFIHGMILDLTREFGTIELFYPNLPMVPGPYWLTVGATSDNDWSVPYDLRERVCKFEVLSTRRDGGLICLEHRWSYPVEH, from the coding sequence ATGATTCAGTTCGACCAAGTCTCGAAGTGTTACGTGAGACAAGCGCGAACATTCCGGGAATCCCTGACTCGTCTGTGCGGGCAGAGTATCGAGCGCGAGCCATCAAGGGAAGCGGGATTCTGGGCGGTGAAGGATGTGAGCTTTGAGGTCAGACGGGGAGAAACCCTGGGAATCATTGGAGACAACGGAGCGGGGAAAAGCACGATTCTTAAGCTCATAGCCGGAATCACGGTGCCGACTCATGGACGAGTGAATATCAAGGGACGCATCAGCAGCCTCATCGAATTAGGGGCGGGCTTCAACCCAGATCTTACCGGGTATGAGAACATCTATCTCAACGGGGCGGTCTTGGGATTGACCAGGCGAGAGATCGACGGCTGTCTGGGACAGATCGTTACCTTCTCGGGATTGGGCAGTTTTTTAGATGTGCCAGTCAAGTACTATTCGTCTGGTATGTATGCGAGATTGGGGTTTGCCATTGCGGTACATGTAAAGGCCGATGTCATTCTGACAGATGAGATTCTGGCGGTTGGAGACACGGCATTTCAACGGCAATGTTTGCGGAAGTTCAAGGAGCTCCAAGCTGTCTCCACGATCATTTTTGTGTCACACGACTTGGTCAGGGTCAAAGAAGTGTGTTCGCGAGTGCTCTGGATAAAGCAGGGACGACTTCACGGCGAGGGGGAATCAGAAAAAGTGATCGAGGCGTATTTGCAAGCCGTTCAGCGAGACCGTGATCACCATCTGAGGGCCGACAAAAATCGAGATCATGCACCAGAGGAACGTCGTCGAGGAACGGGTGAAGTGGAGATTGTTGAGGTTGCGACCTGCGATGGAACAGGGGCACCGCGGATGGCGTTTAGGGGAGACGAAGTGCTGTTGGTCCGGATCAAATACCGTGTCCATAAGCCCTGCTACGATCCGGGATTTGGGATAAACATCATGTCTCATGATGGAGTCTTTGTGCATGGGACGAACACGTTCATTCACGGGATGATATTGGATTTGACCAGGGAATTCGGGACGATTGAGTTGTTCTATCCAAACCTCCCAATGGTCCCTGGTCCATATTGGTTGACGGTAGGAGCCACATCGGACAATGATTGGTCCGTCCCATATGATCTGCGGGAACGCGTGTGCAAATTCGAGGTATTGAGCACGAGACGCGACGGAGGGCTCATCTGTCTGGAACATCGATGGAGCTATCCTGTCGAACACTGA
- a CDS encoding glycosyltransferase, which translates to MWSERINPSRRLKVMMVAVGLEVGGTEKQILDIASRLDRRRFEVIVCALKGMGTIGNECRDRGIRVLALGGRGKWDVRVSFKLWQILRNEQPDIIHTFLYLANILGRIVGRFLKIPVVIGSYRGVEIWMSWPCVLLDRLTARWVHTMTCCSLAVRQSMLSRVGGAPEKYVAIYNGIDVVRFGGRTSLTRADVGLSDGMPVIGTVCRLDEPVKGLTSLLHAFALLLKEPEMDGCRLLMIGDGRSRASLEGLALALGISKQVVFAGMRRDVEKVLPLIDLFVLPSQYEGFGIAIIEAMAASRPVVATAVGGIPEIVVQGETGLLVPPGDIAGLAEAMSSVLNHPERANAYGAAGLRRVRKRFSIEVAVKRHEELYETLFAMSGQGAMQESDVLPAA; encoded by the coding sequence GTGTGGAGTGAACGCATCAATCCTTCCCGACGACTGAAGGTGATGATGGTGGCGGTGGGACTTGAGGTTGGCGGCACTGAGAAACAGATCCTCGACATCGCCTCGCGTCTTGATCGCCGGCGCTTTGAAGTCATCGTCTGTGCCTTGAAGGGAATGGGCACGATTGGAAATGAATGTCGTGACCGCGGAATCAGGGTCCTCGCGTTAGGTGGTAGGGGCAAATGGGACGTTCGGGTGTCCTTCAAGTTGTGGCAGATACTCCGCAATGAGCAACCTGACATCATCCATACCTTCCTGTACCTTGCAAATATCCTAGGCCGGATCGTGGGGCGATTCTTAAAGATTCCCGTGGTGATCGGGTCATACAGGGGGGTGGAAATCTGGATGAGTTGGCCCTGTGTGCTTCTTGATCGCCTGACCGCCCGCTGGGTCCATACCATGACCTGCTGTTCGCTTGCGGTTCGGCAGTCCATGTTGTCGCGAGTCGGTGGGGCACCCGAGAAATACGTGGCGATTTACAACGGCATTGATGTCGTGCGTTTTGGAGGACGAACGTCCCTCACGCGAGCCGATGTTGGATTATCGGATGGCATGCCGGTTATCGGAACCGTCTGTCGTCTCGACGAACCGGTGAAAGGCCTCACGAGTTTGCTCCACGCCTTCGCTCTCTTGCTCAAAGAGCCGGAGATGGACGGATGCCGACTATTGATGATCGGAGATGGGCGGTCGCGCGCCAGCCTGGAAGGGCTTGCCCTGGCCCTCGGTATTTCAAAGCAGGTGGTGTTTGCGGGAATGCGGCGGGATGTAGAGAAAGTCCTTCCCCTCATCGATCTCTTCGTGTTGCCATCTCAGTATGAGGGCTTCGGCATTGCCATCATCGAAGCGATGGCCGCCAGCCGTCCTGTTGTGGCTACCGCTGTGGGGGGAATCCCCGAAATTGTCGTCCAGGGCGAGACGGGACTGCTTGTCCCTCCAGGTGATATAGCGGGGTTGGCCGAAGCCATGTCCAGTGTCTTGAATCATCCCGAGCGCGCGAACGCGTATGGGGCCGCTGGCTTGAGGCGGGTGCGGAAACGATTTTCGATCGAGGTGGCCGTGAAACGACACGAAGAACTTTACGAAACGCTCTTCGCCATGTCCGGCCAAGGAGCCATGCAGGAAAGTGATGTGTTGCCTGCAGCGTGA
- a CDS encoding ABC transporter permease: MIQHVTRLVQYRGLLWNLALSELKAKHRQTALGMTWALLQPVSLMAVYAIVFSVVVNVPVKNVPYPLFSFVGLVTWLFFSTSLSAGTISVVGQMNLITKANFPREVIPLARLVASGFDFLIGWACFILLLIWYGVPARPAWFIVPGVLVVHVLFTAGMVLWGAALYVLKRDVGSLLPLVLQVWMFLSPVIYPSDLIPDGYRTLYLLNPMAAIIESYRGAMLGGTVPPLGIMASATFIALAVFVSGYAYFKSMEVRFADIM; encoded by the coding sequence ATGATCCAACATGTGACCAGGCTGGTTCAGTATCGAGGCTTGCTCTGGAACCTGGCTCTCAGCGAATTGAAAGCCAAGCATCGCCAAACCGCTCTCGGAATGACGTGGGCGTTGCTTCAGCCGGTGTCTCTAATGGCCGTCTATGCAATCGTCTTTTCCGTTGTGGTGAACGTGCCAGTCAAGAATGTTCCATATCCGTTGTTCTCGTTTGTCGGTCTTGTCACCTGGCTATTTTTTTCCACCTCGCTTTCGGCGGGGACGATTAGCGTCGTCGGGCAGATGAACCTCATTACAAAGGCGAACTTCCCGCGAGAAGTGATTCCCCTTGCGAGGTTGGTTGCGAGTGGATTCGATTTTCTGATTGGCTGGGCATGTTTCATTCTCCTTCTCATTTGGTACGGTGTCCCAGCAAGGCCTGCCTGGTTCATTGTTCCCGGGGTTCTCGTCGTTCATGTGCTGTTCACAGCGGGTATGGTCCTCTGGGGAGCGGCGCTTTACGTGCTGAAACGGGACGTGGGAAGCCTCCTTCCGCTCGTATTGCAGGTATGGATGTTTCTGAGCCCAGTCATTTATCCCTCGGACCTGATTCCCGACGGCTATCGGACCCTTTATCTGTTGAATCCCATGGCAGCTATCATCGAATCGTACCGGGGTGCGATGCTGGGAGGAACCGTTCCTCCATTAGGAATCATGGCTTCGGCCACGTTCATCGCGCTGGCGGTCTTTGTGAGTGGATATGCATATTTCAAGTCCATGGAAGTCCGTTTCGCGGACATCATGTAA